The following are encoded together in the Triticum dicoccoides isolate Atlit2015 ecotype Zavitan chromosome 6B, WEW_v2.0, whole genome shotgun sequence genome:
- the LOC119322711 gene encoding S-adenosylmethionine synthase 2-like has translation MAAETFLFTSESVNEGHPDKLCDQVSDAVLDACLAQDPDSKVACETCTKTNMVMVFGEITTKATVDYEKIVRDTCRSIGFISDDVGLDADHCKVLVNIEQQSPDIAQGVHGHFTKRPEEIGAGDQGIMFGYATDETPELMPLTHMLATKLGARLTEVRKNGTCAWLRPDGKTQVTIEYLNEGGAMVPVRVHTVLISTQHDETVTNDEIAADLKEHVIKPVIPGKYLDENTIFHLNPSGRFVIGGPHGDAGLTGRKIIIDTYGGWGAHGGGAFSGKDPTKVDRSGAYIARQAAKSIIASGLARRCIVQISYAIGVPEPLSVFVDSYGTGKIPDREILKLVKENFDFRPGMISINLDLKKGGNRFIKTAAYGHFGRDDADFTWEVVKPLKFDKASA, from the coding sequence ATGGCGGCCGAGACGTTCCTcttcacgtccgagtccgtgaacgAGGGCCATCCTGACAAGCTGTGCGACCAGGTCTCCGACGCCGTCTTGGACGCCTGCTTGGCCCAGGATCCCGACAGCAAGGTTGCCTGCGAGACCTGCACCAAGACCAACATGGTCATGGTCTTTGGCGAGATCACCACCAAGGCCACCGTCGACTACGAGAAGATCGTGCGCGACACCTGCCGCAGCATCGGCTTCATCTCTGACGACGTTGGTCTGGATGCTGACCATTGCAAGGTGCTTGTCAACATCGAGCAGCAATCCCCTGACATTGCCCAGGGTGTTCACGGACACTTCACCAAGCGCCCCGAAGAGATCGGCGCTGGTGACCAGGGCATCATGTTCGGCTACGCCACTGATGAGACTCCTGAGCTGATGCCCCTCACCCACATGCTCGCCACCAAGCTTGGAGCTCGCCTTACCGAGGTCCGCAAGAATGGCACCTGTGCCTGGCTCAGGCCTGACGGAAAGACCCAGGTCAccattgagtacctaaacgagggtGGTGCCATGGTGCCTGTTCGTGTACACACCGTCCTCATCTCTACCCAGCATGATGAGACCGTCACCAACGATGAGATTGCCGCGGACCTCAAGGAGCACGTCATCAAGCCGGTGATCCCCGGGAAGTACCTCGATGAGAACACCATCTTCCACCTGAACCCGTCTGGCCGCTTCGTCATCGGTGGACCTCACGGTGACGCCGGTCTCACCGGCCGCAAGATCATCATCGACACCTACGGTGGCTGGGGAGCCCACGGTGGCGGCGCCTTCTCTGGCAAGGACCCGACCAAGGTGGACCGCAGTGGCGCCTACATTGCTAGGCAGGCTGCCAAGAGCATCATCGCCAGCGGTCTCGCACGCCGCTGCATTGTGCAGATTTCATATGCCATTGGTGTGCCTGAGCCCCTGTCTGTGTTCGTCGACTCCTACGGCACCGGCAAGATCCCCGACCGGGAGATCCTCAAGCTCGTGAAGGAGAACTTTGACTTCAGGCCAGGGATGATCAGCATCAACCTGGACTTGAAGAAAGGTGGAAACAGGTTCATCAAGACCGCTGCTTACGGTCACTTTGGCCGCGATGATGCCGACTTCACCTGGGAAGTGGTGAAGCCCCTCAAGTTCGACAAGGCATCTGCCTAA